One part of the Paenibacillus silvisoli genome encodes these proteins:
- a CDS encoding Ger(x)C family spore germination protein, giving the protein MTRFIRPLFMLAVVLLVVFAISGCGFRDIDKRFFVIAMGIDPAPEGQKGYSITLRLAIPSPKIEPGAAKTQVETINATTIAEAIRLLKSHVDKELDFGHCKLYLFGERLIQTDYNDSLEWVSRRRDVQNIAYVAIGRPDAKTIMNVEPQGERFPGNTIFLLFGNDGTQSSYIINEQLFDFLRRVGEKGMDPILPIMRKEDNGYVVTRLGLLDKRKLVAELNPQETEMYNQIRDRYAKSTITANIKGDTLVISIDRITSHYKIRKEGNGYVLKLRMNIGGIFEEAPRGVYDQDWHKLEQAFNDQVAAEAKRLLEKVQRAGVDPFGFGLRYRATHAGNSQTWKEWESIYPTLKFDVKVNVDIEGSGLVH; this is encoded by the coding sequence ATGACGCGTTTCATCCGCCCCCTATTCATGCTGGCAGTGGTATTGCTGGTTGTGTTCGCCATTAGCGGCTGCGGCTTCAGAGATATCGACAAACGGTTCTTCGTCATTGCGATGGGCATCGACCCGGCGCCAGAGGGACAGAAGGGCTATTCGATCACGCTGCGTCTCGCCATTCCGTCGCCGAAGATCGAGCCCGGCGCCGCCAAAACGCAGGTGGAGACCATCAACGCGACCACCATTGCCGAAGCGATACGTCTGCTTAAATCGCATGTGGACAAAGAGCTGGATTTCGGCCACTGCAAGCTGTATCTATTCGGCGAACGTCTCATCCAAACGGATTACAACGACTCGCTGGAGTGGGTATCGAGGCGCCGCGACGTCCAGAACATCGCCTATGTCGCTATCGGCAGACCGGATGCCAAAACGATTATGAACGTCGAGCCGCAGGGCGAGCGTTTTCCGGGCAATACGATTTTTCTGTTGTTCGGCAATGACGGCACGCAGTCCTCGTACATCATCAATGAACAATTGTTTGACTTTTTGCGGCGCGTCGGCGAAAAAGGGATGGACCCCATACTCCCGATTATGCGCAAGGAGGATAACGGCTACGTCGTGACGAGGCTGGGCTTGCTGGATAAGCGGAAGCTCGTGGCGGAATTGAATCCGCAGGAAACGGAGATGTACAACCAAATTCGCGATCGCTATGCGAAGTCGACGATAACGGCGAATATAAAGGGAGATACGCTTGTCATTTCGATCGACCGGATTACGTCCCATTACAAGATTAGGAAAGAGGGAAACGGGTATGTGTTGAAGCTGAGGATGAACATCGGCGGGATTTTCGAAGAGGCGCCTCGCGGCGTGTACGATCAAGATTGGCACAAGCTGGAGCAGGCGTTTAATGATCAGGTTGCCGCGGAAGCCAAACGCCTGCTCGAGAAGGTGCAGCGGGCAGGCGTGGATCCGTTCGGCTTCGGCCTTCGCTACCGCGCTACGCATGCGGGCAACAGCCAAACGTGGAAAGAATGGGAGTCCATTTATCCCACGCTTAAATTCGATGTCAAAGTGAACGTGGACATTGAAGGATCCGGTCTGGTGCACTAA
- a CDS encoding GerAB/ArcD/ProY family transporter: MNRYFYYNIALVSSLNLMLFVPYLLIHDRYEGAVSSMVCATFAGTALAFLYSHVMKVFPGKGMPEILSLFLPKFISVPILLFMSLMWLMASSIALAGYAVLINRFFNPDTSSMIVLMLLAGVCIYTSTRSTLTVMFVIEMAMIVNLPIVLFILFKASTSSNLDWDAIRAVAQYWKVPPKFEPFAASIYVFTGYTNYAVFNRLNPHNFRIRYRWLIPLICFLVLLISFFVPIGFHGTEAVASYLYIWSVTSDSLMLGYGFIERVIFLFLLLFLNLTIVYTTTGWHIAMEMVKSCMPRMKPQIDPARTPKANWFIASAFALATLAASYFLNEKQNLTITQYWLMLRVYVEVVMVFLLFFFSLRAGRKKLGT, from the coding sequence ATGAACCGTTATTTCTATTACAATATCGCGCTTGTCAGCAGCTTGAATCTGATGCTGTTCGTCCCTTATCTGCTCATTCACGACCGTTATGAAGGCGCGGTCTCCTCCATGGTGTGCGCGACTTTTGCCGGAACGGCGCTCGCTTTTCTCTATTCGCATGTCATGAAAGTGTTCCCGGGCAAGGGCATGCCTGAAATTTTATCGCTTTTCCTGCCGAAATTCATTTCGGTGCCGATACTGCTGTTCATGTCGCTCATGTGGCTCATGGCCTCTTCGATCGCGCTGGCTGGCTATGCCGTGCTGATCAACCGTTTCTTCAACCCGGATACGAGCTCCATGATCGTCCTCATGCTGTTGGCCGGGGTTTGCATCTATACGTCGACCCGCTCGACGCTGACGGTCATGTTCGTCATCGAGATGGCGATGATCGTCAACCTGCCGATCGTGCTGTTCATCCTATTCAAAGCGTCGACGAGCTCGAATTTGGATTGGGACGCGATCCGGGCCGTCGCCCAATATTGGAAGGTGCCGCCGAAGTTCGAGCCGTTTGCGGCCTCGATCTATGTCTTCACGGGCTATACGAACTACGCGGTGTTTAACCGGCTGAATCCGCATAATTTCCGGATCCGGTACCGTTGGCTGATACCGCTCATTTGCTTTCTCGTCCTGTTGATCTCGTTTTTCGTCCCGATCGGCTTTCACGGCACGGAGGCCGTAGCCTCGTATCTCTATATCTGGAGCGTCACTTCCGACTCGCTCATGCTGGGCTATGGCTTCATCGAGCGCGTTATTTTTCTGTTTCTGCTGCTCTTCCTGAACTTGACGATCGTCTATACGACGACCGGCTGGCATATTGCGATGGAAATGGTCAAAAGCTGCATGCCCCGCATGAAGCCGCAAATCGATCCGGCGCGCACCCCGAAAGCCAACTGGTTCATCGCTTCGGCATTTGCGCTCGCTACCCTCGCTGCCTCTTACTTTTTAAATGAGAAGCAAAATTTGACCATTACCCAATATTGGCTGATGCTTCGCGTCTACGTTGAAGTAGTCATGGTGTTCCTGTTGTTCTTCTTCAGCCTGAGGGCAGGCAGAAAGAAGCTGGGCACATGA
- a CDS encoding spore germination protein, with product MLNRIGTLFAESRDLMMNRLQNDTLIIEIAFIATLCDESKVSDFILTPFTKQEHPFDELVTTNPVFKRLEDPAKWADTLLDGFVLLQVNGVVYKLDAARIIRNENPQTMVETVITGPQIALSEDLIDSINIIRSRYPNPDLAVEERTVGTMSKTRVCILFDKRRVDASVLTMVREKLDRISSPMIMASGELSRSLGDRYRLFPSMMVTERPDRVCTGIYGGKIVLLLQGSMFALILPATFFDFMNAVDDHYDSFWMTRCLLALRYLAVILTISLPALYVAIVSYNPELFRVQLTFSIAGSRSGVPYPSFIEVIIMLFMIESLIEASVRLPKYIGSTATTVGGLILGQAAQQAGLVSSIMIIVTSVVAISNFVIPVNNMSGAIRFLKYPLLIPAIFFGVSGVTVGLLCYLVYLADLRSFGKPYFRIFSKTPSQSGDIGQVSSE from the coding sequence ATGCTGAATCGGATCGGTACGCTCTTCGCGGAATCGCGCGACTTGATGATGAACCGGCTGCAAAACGATACGCTGATCATTGAAATCGCCTTTATCGCCACGCTCTGCGACGAAAGTAAAGTGAGCGATTTCATTCTCACGCCGTTCACGAAGCAAGAGCATCCGTTCGACGAGCTGGTGACGACCAACCCCGTATTCAAGCGTCTCGAAGATCCGGCCAAATGGGCGGACACGCTGTTGGACGGCTTTGTGCTGCTGCAAGTTAACGGGGTCGTCTACAAGCTGGATGCCGCCCGGATCATTCGCAACGAGAACCCGCAAACGATGGTCGAAACCGTCATCACGGGACCGCAAATCGCGCTCAGCGAAGATTTGATCGATTCGATCAATATCATCCGCAGCCGATATCCGAACCCGGATCTCGCCGTAGAGGAGCGCACGGTCGGAACGATGTCCAAGACGCGCGTCTGCATCCTGTTCGATAAACGGCGCGTGGACGCTTCGGTGCTGACGATGGTACGCGAAAAGCTGGACCGCATCTCATCGCCGATGATTATGGCATCCGGGGAGCTGTCGCGTTCGCTCGGCGACCGCTATCGGCTGTTTCCCTCCATGATGGTCACGGAACGGCCCGACCGCGTTTGTACGGGCATCTACGGCGGCAAAATCGTGCTTTTGCTGCAAGGCTCCATGTTCGCGTTGATTCTGCCTGCGACATTCTTCGATTTCATGAACGCGGTCGACGATCATTACGACTCGTTCTGGATGACGCGCTGCTTGCTCGCGCTCCGCTATTTGGCGGTAATCCTGACCATCTCGCTCCCGGCCTTATACGTCGCCATCGTCTCGTACAATCCGGAGTTGTTCCGCGTTCAGCTGACGTTCTCGATTGCGGGCAGCCGCTCCGGCGTTCCCTATCCTTCCTTCATCGAGGTCATCATTATGCTGTTTATGATCGAATCGCTCATTGAAGCGAGCGTTCGCCTGCCCAAATATATCGGTTCGACGGCGACGACCGTCGGCGGCTTAATTCTCGGCCAAGCGGCCCAGCAAGCCGGACTGGTCAGCAGCATTATGATCATCGTGACGTCCGTCGTCGCCATTTCCAACTTTGTCATTCCGGTCAACAATATGTCAGGCGCGATCCGTTTTCTCAAATATCCGCTCCTGATCCCGGCGATCTTCTTCGGCGTATCCGGCGTTACGGTCGGCTTGCTTTGTTATCTCGTCTACTTGGCCGATTTGCGCAGCTTCGGAAAGCCTTATTTCCGCATCTTTTCCAAAACGCCGTCGCAAAGCGGCGACATCGGGCAGGTGAGCAGCGAATGA